One Leopardus geoffroyi isolate Oge1 chromosome E1, O.geoffroyi_Oge1_pat1.0, whole genome shotgun sequence genomic window, CGCCTCCCCGCCGCGCCTCGACCTGCAGCCTCTCCAAACATACCAGGGCCACACGAGCCCGGAGGCCGGGGACTACCCCTCCCCGCTGCAGCCTGGAGAGCTGCAGAGCCTCCCGCTGGGCCCTGAGGTGGACTTCTCACAGGGCTATGAGCTGCCGGGGGCCTCCTCTCGGGTAACCTGCGAGGACCTGGAAAGCGACAGTCCCTTGGCCCCGGGACCCTTTTCCAAGCTCCTGCAGCCGGACATGTCCCACCATTACGAATCGTGGTTCCGGCCAACTCACCCAGGCACTGAGGATGGCTCCTGGTGGGACCTTCATCCGGGCACCAGCTGGATGGACCTCCCCCACACTCAGGGCGCGCTCACCTCGCCTGGCCACCCCGGGGCGCTTCAGGCTGGCTTGGGGGGCTACGTCGGAGACCACCAGCTTTGCGCACCGCCTCCCCACCCGCACCCGCACCACCTCCTCCCAGCCGCCGGAGGGCAGCACCTCCTGGGGCCTCCCGATGGGGCCAAGGCCTTGGAAGCGGCCGCCCCGGAGTCCCAGGGGCTGGATTCCAGTCTGGACGGAGCAGCCCGGCCCAAAGGCTCCCGGCGGTCAGTGCCCCGCAGCTCAGGCCAGACCGTGTGCCGCTGCCCCAATTGCCTGGAGGCGGAGCGACTGGGGGCTCCGTGCGGGCCCGACGGGGGCAAGAAGAAGCATTTGCACAATTGCCACATCCCGGGCTGCGGGAAAGCCTACGCCAAGACGTCGCACCTGAAGGCGCACCTGCGCTGGCACAGCGGCGACCGTCCCTTCGTGTGCAACTGGCTCTTCTGCGGCAAGCGCTTCACGCGCTCCGACGAGCTGCAGCGCCACCTCCAG contains:
- the SP6 gene encoding transcription factor Sp6: MLTAVCGSLGSQHTDAPHASPPRLDLQPLQTYQGHTSPEAGDYPSPLQPGELQSLPLGPEVDFSQGYELPGASSRVTCEDLESDSPLAPGPFSKLLQPDMSHHYESWFRPTHPGTEDGSWWDLHPGTSWMDLPHTQGALTSPGHPGALQAGLGGYVGDHQLCAPPPHPHPHHLLPAAGGQHLLGPPDGAKALEAAAPESQGLDSSLDGAARPKGSRRSVPRSSGQTVCRCPNCLEAERLGAPCGPDGGKKKHLHNCHIPGCGKAYAKTSHLKAHLRWHSGDRPFVCNWLFCGKRFTRSDELQRHLQTHTGTKKFPCAVCSRVFMRSDHLAKHMKTHEGAKEEAAGAAAGEGKASGAVEPAGGKGKREAEGGAAPSN